The proteins below are encoded in one region of Chrysemys picta bellii isolate R12L10 chromosome 4, ASM1138683v2, whole genome shotgun sequence:
- the ACY3 gene encoding N-acyl-aromatic-L-amino acid amidohydrolase (carboxylate-forming) codes for MAASCRFKPLSRVAVSGGTHGNEMSGIYLAKHWLRNPMELQRGSFAVTPFLGNPRAIEKCVRYVGRDLNRTFTTEFLSSTEAEDEPYEVVRAREINQTYGPKGSAQAFDFMFDLHNSTANMGTCLIVDSEESLLPMHMCHYIQTHYTRSPCPIYLYKLLGEETYSINSVAKAGLALELGPQPQQVVRADLFTQMRDLMACALEFIELFNNGTVLPAFEIEAYKITGRMDYPRYPDGEISAMVHPKLQDKDFHPLNPGDPIFQTFSGEEIPYEGDTTIYPAFINEAAYYEKKVAFAKMEKHMFSIPGLQRE; via the exons ATGGCAGCCTCTTGCCGTTTCAAGCCCTTGAGCCGTGTGGCGGTGAGTGGGGGCACCCACGGTAATGAGATGTCGGGCATCTACCTGGCCAAGCACTGGCTGCGGAACCCCATGGAGCTGCAGCGTGGCAGCTTTGCCGTCACGCCCTTCCTGGGCAATCCACGTGCCATCGAGAAGTGTGTGCGTTACGTGGGGCGGGACCTGAACCGTACCTTCACCACCGAGTTCCTCAG CTCCACAGAGGCAGAGGACGAGCCCTACGAGGTGGTCCGGGCCCGCGAGATCAACCAGACCTACGGCCCCAAGGGCTCGGCCCAGGCCTTTGACTTCATGTTCGACCTGCACAACTCCACAGCCAACATGGGCACCTGCCTCATCGTGGACTCAGAGGAGAGCCTGCTGCCCATGCACATGTGTCACTACATCCAG acaCACTACACACGGAGCCCCTGTCCAATCTACCTGTACAAGTTGCTGGGCGAGGAGACTTATTCCATCAACTCGGTGGCCAAAGCCGGGCTAG CGCTGGAGCTGGGGCCACAGCCCCAGCAGGTGGTGAGAGCTGACCTGTTCACTCAGATGAGAGACCTCATGGCTTGCGCACTGGAATTCATCGAACTCTTTAACAATG GCACGGTGCTCCCTGCCTTTGAGATCGAAGCGTACAAGATCACTGGGCGCATGGACTATCCACGCTACCCCGACGGGGAGATCTCAGCCATGGTGCATCCCAAGCTGCAG GATAAGGATTTCCACCCCTTGAACCCCGGAGACCCAATTTTCCAGACCTTCAGCGGGGAGGAGATCCCATATGAGGGCGACACCACCATCTACCCAGCCTTCATCAACGAGGCTGCCTACTATGAGAAGAAGGTGGCCTTTGCCAAGATGGAGAAGCACATGTTCTCCATCCCCGGCCTGCAGAGAGAATGA